From one Gracilibacillus salinarum genomic stretch:
- the ptsP gene encoding phosphoenolpyruvate--protein phosphotransferase produces MSQLTGIAASNGIAIAKAYKLAIPDLSFSKEKVEDTNAEIERLTKALDISKSELEKIKEHARTSLGDEHAEIFSAHLLVLSDPELINPIKDKIETDNVNAEFALDETAQMFIQMFETMDNEYMRERAADIKDVTKRVMAHLLEVNFPNPALIDEEVIVIAEDLTPSDTAQLNKQFVQGFTTNIGGRTSHSAIMARSLEIPAVVGTKDITEQAKAGDMLIVDGIDGQVIINPTEDEIASYQQKQEQFEQQKQEWAKLKDEPTVSKDGAHVELVANIGTPNDVEGVMNNGGEGVGLYRTEFLYMGKNELPTEDEQYDAYKSVLEQMGDKPVVVRTLDIGGDKELPYLELPKEMNPFLGYRAIRLCLERDDIFRTQLRALLRASVYGNLKIMFPMIATLDEFRQAKAILLEEKANLTNEGIKVSDDIEVGIMVEIPSTAVIARQFAKEVDFFSIGTNDLIQYTIAADRMNERVSYLYQPYHPAILNLVHNVIEAAHAEGKWAGMCGEMAGDSIAIPILLALGLDEFSMSATSILPARTQIRDLSKEELASYKDQLLGMSTADEVEAFVREKTNQ; encoded by the coding sequence ATGAGTCAATTAACAGGTATAGCAGCATCGAATGGAATAGCTATCGCTAAAGCATACAAATTAGCTATTCCTGACCTTTCTTTTTCTAAAGAGAAAGTAGAAGACACAAACGCTGAAATAGAACGTTTAACAAAAGCTCTAGACATTTCTAAATCAGAATTAGAAAAAATTAAAGAGCATGCTCGTACCTCACTTGGTGACGAGCATGCAGAAATTTTTTCTGCTCATTTACTCGTACTTAGTGATCCGGAATTAATTAATCCTATCAAGGATAAAATTGAAACGGATAATGTCAATGCGGAATTTGCGTTAGATGAAACAGCTCAGATGTTCATTCAAATGTTCGAAACAATGGACAATGAATATATGCGTGAGCGCGCTGCTGATATTAAGGACGTTACCAAACGTGTAATGGCCCACTTATTAGAGGTCAATTTCCCTAACCCCGCATTAATTGACGAAGAAGTTATTGTCATCGCAGAGGATTTAACGCCATCTGATACGGCACAATTAAACAAACAATTTGTACAAGGCTTCACAACAAACATTGGTGGCCGTACTTCTCACTCTGCTATCATGGCTCGCTCATTAGAAATTCCGGCAGTCGTTGGAACTAAAGATATTACCGAGCAAGCAAAAGCTGGAGATATGTTAATTGTAGATGGAATTGATGGTCAAGTTATCATTAATCCTACTGAGGATGAAATTGCCAGCTATCAACAGAAGCAAGAACAATTTGAACAGCAAAAGCAGGAATGGGCGAAATTAAAAGACGAACCTACTGTATCTAAAGATGGTGCGCATGTTGAACTAGTAGCGAACATCGGTACACCGAATGATGTAGAAGGTGTTATGAATAATGGTGGTGAAGGTGTAGGTCTTTACCGTACAGAATTCCTTTATATGGGAAAAAATGAACTTCCTACAGAAGACGAACAGTACGATGCTTATAAATCTGTCTTAGAGCAGATGGGAGATAAGCCCGTAGTTGTCCGTACATTGGATATTGGTGGAGATAAAGAACTTCCATACTTAGAACTACCGAAAGAAATGAACCCGTTTCTTGGTTATCGTGCCATTCGTTTATGCTTAGAGCGAGATGATATTTTCCGTACACAGTTGCGTGCATTACTTCGTGCCAGTGTCTACGGAAATTTGAAAATTATGTTCCCAATGATTGCTACACTTGATGAATTCCGTCAGGCAAAAGCAATCCTACTAGAAGAAAAAGCGAACTTAACGAATGAAGGAATCAAGGTTTCCGATGATATTGAAGTTGGTATAATGGTTGAAATTCCTTCTACTGCGGTTATTGCTCGTCAATTCGCGAAAGAAGTCGATTTCTTCAGTATTGGTACAAATGATTTAATTCAATATACGATCGCAGCTGACAGAATGAATGAACGTGTTAGCTACCTTTACCAACCTTATCACCCAGCAATCCTTAACCTGGTGCATAATGTTATTGAAGCAGCACATGCGGAAGGAAAATGGGCTGGTATGTGTGGTGAAATGGCTGGAGATTCCATCGCGATCCCTATCCTCTTAGCATTAGGCTTAGATGAATTTAGTATGAGTGCAACCTCTATCTTACCGGCACGGACTCAAATTCGTGATCTTTCTAAAGAAGAACTTGCTTCTTACAAAGATCAGTTATTAGGTATGAGTACAGCTGACGAAGTAGAAGCATTCGTACGTGAAAAAACGAATCAATAA
- a CDS encoding phosphocarrier protein HPr, whose protein sequence is MAVEKTVTITDETGVHARPATVLVNKAGSFASDMNLEYNGKSINLKSIMGVMSLGIPQGAEIKIIADGSDEQEALDAVVDVIKSEGLGE, encoded by the coding sequence ATGGCAGTAGAAAAAACAGTAACAATTACAGACGAAACAGGAGTACACGCACGTCCAGCAACTGTACTAGTAAATAAAGCAGGTAGCTTTGCATCTGATATGAACTTAGAATACAATGGCAAATCCATTAACTTGAAATCTATCATGGGTGTTATGTCTCTAGGTATCCCTCAAGGTGCAGAAATTAAAATTATTGCAGACGGTTCTGATGAGCAAGAAGCTTTAGACGCAGTAGTTGACGTTATCAAATCAGAAGGTCTAGGAGAGTAA
- a CDS encoding alpha/beta hydrolase: MIENRYWLETSDRQSLYVRSWQNKTEPKAVVQLTHGMAEHIERYHDFAVFLQERSFIVYGHDHRGHGRTGNNADSLGHIADQDGFESMVEDTITVTEWISKKHPSLPVFLIGHSMGSFVSRRYMTIRPELLNGVVLIGTGFQPNVLLHAAKFLAKIICSVQGKQTPATLLHKLSFFGYNKYTEKNNEFDWLCTDKSIIDKYNQDPYCGITLSNQFFYDLYDGLLSIQSTKQTKKPSCDLPLLLLSGKEDPVGDYGKSLKKTVRYYKSRGNNNIEHTLYVNRRHEILNETNKTEVFLEIATWIEKQMACHKDTQSV; the protein is encoded by the coding sequence ATGATAGAAAACCGTTATTGGCTTGAGACATCCGATCGGCAATCATTATATGTGAGAAGTTGGCAAAACAAAACAGAACCAAAAGCTGTTGTTCAACTGACACACGGCATGGCAGAGCACATCGAACGCTATCATGATTTCGCTGTGTTTCTGCAGGAGCGCTCGTTTATCGTATATGGGCATGATCACCGTGGTCATGGTCGGACTGGGAATAACGCTGATTCACTTGGACATATAGCAGATCAAGATGGTTTCGAAAGCATGGTTGAAGATACCATTACTGTTACAGAATGGATCAGCAAGAAACACCCAAGCCTCCCTGTTTTTCTAATTGGACATAGCATGGGGTCTTTCGTCAGCAGGCGCTATATGACCATCAGACCGGAACTGCTTAATGGTGTCGTGTTGATTGGGACAGGGTTTCAACCAAATGTGTTATTACATGCAGCTAAATTTCTGGCTAAAATCATTTGCTCGGTACAAGGAAAACAAACACCGGCCACTCTGTTGCATAAACTTTCTTTTTTTGGCTATAACAAGTATACAGAAAAAAATAACGAATTTGACTGGCTTTGTACGGATAAAAGCATTATTGATAAGTATAACCAAGATCCTTATTGTGGTATCACACTTTCCAATCAATTTTTTTATGATTTATATGACGGATTACTTTCTATTCAATCCACCAAGCAAACAAAGAAACCTTCATGTGACTTGCCTCTTCTTCTATTAAGCGGTAAAGAAGATCCGGTTGGAGATTATGGCAAAAGCCTGAAGAAAACTGTAAGGTATTATAAGTCTAGAGGAAACAACAATATCGAGCATACATTATATGTTAATCGCAGACATGAGATATTGAATGAAACGAACAAAACAGAGGTCTTTCTAGAAATTGCTACATGGATTGAAAAGCAAATGGCTTGTCACAAAGACACACAATCCGTATAA
- the secG gene encoding preprotein translocase subunit SecG, with protein sequence MMAVAMTLLIIDAIVLIVFVLLQSGKSAGLSGAISGGAEQLFGKQKARGIDAVLHRGTIITSVILFVLTFALAYLI encoded by the coding sequence ATGATGGCCGTTGCAATGACTTTATTAATTATTGATGCTATTGTACTAATCGTATTTGTATTATTACAATCTGGTAAAAGCGCAGGGCTTTCTGGAGCTATTTCTGGAGGTGCTGAACAATTATTTGGTAAGCAAAAAGCGAGAGGGATTGACGCTGTCTTACACCGAGGAACAATTATTACTTCTGTAATCCTGTTTGTACTTACATTTGCTCTTGCTTATCTTATATAA
- a CDS encoding alpha/beta hydrolase, translating into MKRKQPEPFMFKGDERAVLLLHGFTGHSADVRMLARHLNNEGYTCYAPIYRGHGKSPEDLIKATAEQWWEDVQDAYHYLQAQGYQKIAVAGLSLGGVLGLRLACNNPVQGIVTMCSPMFFDNESQLTIGFRQFAKEFKQLEGKDEVTVQQETEQLLDESKDLFKEIEKSITRVKDNIDILYTPTLVAQAKQDEMINPDSANYIYENVESDNKQIKWYENAGHAITFSKAKDQLHEDIAAFFESLDW; encoded by the coding sequence ATGAAAAGAAAACAACCAGAACCTTTTATGTTTAAAGGAGACGAACGTGCGGTATTACTACTACATGGTTTCACAGGTCATTCTGCAGATGTACGAATGTTAGCGAGGCATTTAAATAATGAAGGCTATACGTGTTATGCACCGATATACCGTGGGCATGGGAAATCGCCTGAAGATCTGATTAAAGCTACGGCAGAACAATGGTGGGAAGATGTACAGGATGCTTATCATTATTTACAAGCTCAAGGGTATCAAAAAATAGCGGTCGCAGGTTTATCCCTTGGAGGAGTATTAGGATTACGCCTTGCTTGTAATAATCCTGTGCAAGGAATTGTGACGATGTGTTCGCCAATGTTCTTTGATAACGAATCACAATTAACAATTGGTTTCCGACAGTTTGCTAAAGAATTTAAACAATTAGAAGGAAAAGATGAAGTAACCGTCCAACAAGAAACAGAACAACTGTTAGACGAATCAAAAGATTTATTTAAAGAGATTGAGAAATCTATCACAAGGGTAAAGGATAATATCGATATATTGTATACACCAACTCTTGTAGCACAAGCTAAACAGGATGAAATGATCAATCCTGACAGTGCTAACTATATTTATGAGAATGTTGAATCAGACAATAAACAAATTAAATGGTATGAAAATGCTGGTCATGCGATTACATTTAGTAAAGCAAAGGATCAATTACACGAAGATATCGCTGCTTTTTTCGAATCACTTGACTGGTAA